From Malaya genurostris strain Urasoe2022 unplaced genomic scaffold, Malgen_1.1 HiC_scaffold_42, whole genome shotgun sequence:
CCTTACCGCCAAACTATATTCTGGTCTCCTTCGATGTAGTCTCATTGTTTACAAATATACCGATTGAACAAATCACACACGATATCATAATGAATTGGAATGATATTAAAAACCACACCAACATAAACTTAGACCATTTTCTCGAACTGGTCGAGTTTTGTGTAAAAAGTAGCTATTTTCGCTTTCAAGAAAAACACTATATTCAAGTTTTTGGTACTGCCATGGGTAGCCCCCTATCACCCATATTAGCCGATATCGTCATGGAAAACCTTCTGAAAACAGCAACCAGACAACTTCCGTTTGACATTCCCGTGATACGTAAATACGTCGACGATTTGTTCATGGCTATTCCCAAGGACAAAGTACAATATACACTCGATATGTTCAACTCATACAATCCACATTTACAATTCACCAAGGAGGAAGAATCTAACAACAAACTACCATTTTTAGACACGATAGTTACGCGACAATCAGATCAAACAATGTCAACCATGTGGTATGCCAAACCCATCTCATCGAACCGACTTCTTAATTTTCTATCGTTTCATCCGCTATCAATGAAAATAAACGTCGCCGTAAACTTTATAAAAAGAGTGACCAGTCTTTCCACGAGTCAAGACCATAATTTCCAGCGCAATGTAATCTTCCATCATCTTCGCACCAACAACTATCCAACATCACTAATAAACAGGCTTATGACTCGCAACAATAGCCCTAACAACATAAAACGGATAACTGACACTCCATCAAGTAACGGCTCCAGCATAAACAACAACATAGATTTTACCTACAGATCACTACCACATATTCCTTCTCTAAGTACGACAATAGCCAGCATTCTCAAAGCAGATTATCCTCAAGTCAAAATAACGCAAAAACCGATCAAAACCATTGCCCGCATTCTTCCTAGCACCAAATATCCAATAGACCCCATGCTtcattcaaacgttatttaCAGTATATCATGTGAAGACTGTAATATGTGCTATATCGGCATGACAAgaaatcaactaaaaacaaGGCTCTATGGGCATAACAGCAACATAAATCAGTACCACAAACTGAGAGACGCTGGTAAAAACAGCAACGATGAACAGATGAACAATCTTGGGGAAAAAACTGCCCTGATCCAACATATGATCCAACACAATCACACGTTTAATACAGCACAAGCCAAAATCATCGACAGAACCTACCGATCGTCATCTCTACCCATACTCGAGATGTGCCATATTACAAACACAACCAATACCATCAACCACCGTACCGATGTAGACGGACTCAACACTATCTACGCAGGCATTTTACACACAATTAAAGCTACCACTAGTCGCCGAAAAAGAGGCACAACAGAGAGAAAAATGATTGTGGATCACGTGTCTCACTAAGCACACAAGCAACATCAGTTTGTTCACCAAATTTCTACTGACCGTTGTCAAGCAAGTGTACACCCAGAGAGTCTGTGACTGCTATCGACTACCAAATGCAAATATCCGCGAAGCAATTAAAGCCGTTTAAAATTGTTAAACTTCTTACCGTTGGCAATCAACGTACTCGACAAAAACGAATTGACTAAAGTGAGTTTAAAATATGTTTGTAGTATTTGTATtcatgtaacttttttgtaccttctttttgacaataataaaaacacaactttacagtttcccttgaaaaggccatcaaaaacggccgaaacgtcgggcaatttaaggattaaatcgtttgcctagtgatttgggactgagaaagccgtcaatacttatataaattcatcttcCAGTCGTTACAACCATCATACATAACCTCAATATGGCTTACATACACAACGGCTTCTTTATGCTGATTGAAAACAATTTTGGTCACGATACAGTGCAACTGTTCAAAACATATGCGCAGATTAACAAAAAGGAGTGTAACATGATAGTACGAAAAGATTTTCTAATACAGTGTCGCAAAACAGGTATTTTCCCAGCTCATATAGTGAACTCACTTAAGTGCATTCATCCACTGCTTGAGGAACGCAGTCCATATACAAATAAACTTCAAAGAATCACAGATCGTTTCAAGAAAGCCATTCTAAATGTAGAAATTCAACACACATTTTACAAAATTGGATGCTTACCATATGCTAGCTGATATCGAATCCATACTACGGCTTTCTCCAGATAGTACACTCCAGGATCGTAACAGATGTCAAATTGCAACACAAATTCAGAACTATATTTCTAAATCAAAATACAACCACCATCAAACCCCgctttataatttttgtcaacaCGCATCCACCACCACTACCAAGTTCTTAACTGAGAACCAAAAAATCTTAATCCTCCAGGCTGATGAAGGTAACCGTACCGTAATAATGTACCAAGACGAATACGACCACAAGATGACCACATTGCTGGAGGACCCAACATACAAATTCGTACCAAAAGACCCCACACCATCGATTCAGAGACAGAATAATATGCTGATCACCAGATTGCATAACTTAAAATTAATAGACACTGGAACAGTAAAACTGCTACAATCAACAACATCGATATGCCCCCGTATATATGGACAGCCCAAAGCTCATAAACCTAATCTGCCACTCAGACCGGTAGTTCCAAACATCACGGCGCCGACCTACCTACTATCGAAATACTTAGCCAACATTCTACAGAAATCAGTGAAGAGTGAGTACAATATCTCTGACAGCTTCCAATTCGTTAACTACATTAATCAAATTACCTTACCGCCAAACTATATTCTGGTCTCCTTCGATGTAGTCTCATTGTTTACAAATATACCGATTGAACAAATCACACACGATATCATAATGAATTGGAATGATATTAAAAACTACACCAACATAAACTTAGACCTTTTTCTCGAACTGGTCGAGTTTTGTGTAAAAAGTAGCTATTTTCGCTTTCAAGAAAAACACTATATTCAAGTTTTTGGTACTGCCATGGGTAGCCCCCTATCACCCATATTAGCCGATATCGTCATGGAAAACCTTCTGAAAACAGCAACCAGACAACTTCCGTTTGACATTCCCGTGATACGTAAATACGTCGACGATTTGTTCATGGCTATTCCCAAGGACAAAGTACAATATACACTCGATATGTTCAACTCATACAATCCACATTTACAATTCACCAAGGAGGAAGAATCTAACAACAAACTACCATTTTTAGACACGATAGTAACGCGACAATCAGATCAAACAATGTCAACCATGTGGTATGCCAAACCCATCTCATCGAACCGACTTCTTAATTTTCTATCGTTTCATCCGCTATCAATGAAAATAAACGTCGCCGTAAACTTTATAAAAAGAGTGACCAGTCTTTCCACGAGTCAAGACCATAATTTCCAGCGCAATGTAATCTTCCATCATCTTCGCACCAACAACTATCCAACATCACTAATAAACAGGCTTATGACTCGCAACAATAGCCCTAACAACATAAAACGGATAACTGACACTCCATCAAGTAACGGCTCCAGCATAAACAACAACATAGATTTTACCTACAGATCACTACCACATATTCCTTCTCTAAGTACGACAATAGCCAGTATTCTCAAAGCAGATTATCCTCAAGTCAAAATAACGCAAAAACCGATCAAAACCATTGCCCGCATTCTTCCTAGCACCAAATATCCAATAGACCCCATGCTTCAATCAAACGTTATTTACAGTATATCATGTGAAGACTGTAATATGTGCTATATCGGCATGACAAgaaatcaactaaaaacaaGGCTCTATGGGCATAACAGCAACATAAATCAGTACCACAAACTGAGAGACGCTGGTAAAAACAGCAACGATGAACACAATCTTGGGGAAAAAACTGCCCTGATCCAACATATGATCCAACACAATCACACGTTTAATACAGCACAAGCCAAAATCATCGACAGAACCTACCGATCGTCATCTCTACCCATACTCGAGATGTGCCATATTACAAACACAACCAATACCATCAACCACCGTACCGATGTAGACGGACTCAACACTATCTACGCAGGCATTTTACACACAATTAAAGCTACCACTAGTCGCCGAAAAAGAGGCACAACAGAGAGCAAAATGATTGTGGATCACGTGTCTCACTAAGCACACAAGCAACATCAGTTTGTTCACCAAATTTCTACTGACCGTTGTCAAGCAAGTGTACACCCAGAGAGTCTGTGACTGCTATCGACTACCAAATGCAAATATCCGCGAAGCAATTAAAGCCGTTTAAAATTGTTAAACTTCTTACCGTTGGCAATCAACGTACTCGACAAAAACGAATTGACTAAAGTGAGTTTAAAATATGTTTGTAGTATTTGTATtcatgtaacttttttgtaccttctttttgacaataataaaaacacaactttacagtttcccttgaaaaggccatcaaaaacggccgaaacgtcgggcaatttaaggattaaatcgtttgcctagtgatttgggactgagaaagccgtcaatacttatataaattcatcttcCAGTCGTTACAACCATCATACATAACCTCAATATGGCTTACATACACAACGGCTTCTTTATGCTGATTGAAAACAATTTTGGTCACGATACAGTGCAACTGTTCAAAACATATGCGCAGATCAACAAAAAGGAGTGTAACATGATAGTACGAAAAGATTTTCTAATACAGTGTCGCAAAACAGGTATTTTCCCAGCTCATATAGTGAACTCACTTAAGTGCATTCATCCACTGCTTGAGGAACGCAGTCCATATACAAATAAACTTCAAAGAATCACAGATCGTTTCAAGAAAGCCATTCTAAATGTAGAAATTCAACACACATTTTACAAAATTGGATGCTTACCATATGCTAGCTGATATCGAATCCATACTACGGCTTTCTCCAGATAGTACACTCCAGGATCGTAACAGATGTCAAATTGCAACACAAATTCAGAACTATATTTCTAAATCAAAATACAATCACCATCAAACCCCgctttataatttttgtcaacaCGCATCCACCACCACTACCAAGTTCTTAACTGAGAACCAAAACATCTTAATCCTCCAGGCTGATGAAGGTAACCGTACCGTAATAATGTACCAAGACGAATACGACCAGAAGATGACCACATTGCTGGAGGACCCAACATACAAATTCGTACCAAAAGACCCCACACCATCGATTCAGAGACAGAATAATATGCTGATCACCAGATTGCATAACTTAAAATTAATAGACACTGGAACAGTAAAACTGCTACAATCAACAACATCGATATGCCCCCGTATATATGGACAGCCCAAAGCTCATAAACCTAATCTGCCACTCAGACCGGTAGTTCCAAACATCACGGCGCCGACCTACCTACTATCGAAATACTTAGCCAACATTCTACAGAAATCAGTGAAGAGTGAGTACAATATCTCTGACAGCTTCCAATTCGTTAACTACATTAATCAAATTACCTTACCGCCAAACTATATTCTGGTCTCCTTCGATGTAGTCTCATTGTTTACAAATATACCGATTGAACAAATCACACACGATATCATAATGAATTGGAATGATATTAAAAACTACACCAACATAAACTTAGACCTTTTTCTCGAACTGGTCGAGTTTTGTGTAAAAAGTAGCTATTTTCGCTTTCAAGAAAAACACTATATTCAAGTTTTTGGTACTGCCATGGGTAGCCCCCTATCACCCATATTAGCCGATATCGTCATGGAAAACCTTCTGAAAACAGCAACCAGACAACTTCCGTTTGACATTCCCGTGATACGTAAATACGTCGACGATTTGTTCATGGCTATTCCCAAGGACAAAGTACAATATACACTCGATATGTTCAACTCATACAATCCACATTTACAATTCACCAAGGAGGAAGAATCTAACAACAAACTACCATTTTTAGACACGATAGTAACGCGACAATCAGATCAAACAATGTCAACCATGTGGTATGCCAAACCCATCTCATCGAACCGACTTCTTAATTTTCTATCGTTTCATCCGCTATCAATGAAAATAAACGTCGCCGTAAACTTTATAAAAAGAGTGACCAGTCTTTCCACGAGTCAAGACCATAATTTCCAGCGCAATGTAATCTTCCATCATCTTCGCACCAACAACTATCCAACATCACTAATAAACAGGCTTATGACTCGCAACAATAGCCCTAACAACATAAAACGGATAACTGACACTCCATCAAGTAACGGCTCCAGCATAGATAACAACATAGATTTTACCTACAGATCACTACCACATATTCCTTCTCTAAGTACGACAATAGCCAGTATTCTCAAAGCAGATTATCCTCAAGTCAAAATAACGCAAAAACCGATCAAAACCATTGCCCGCATTCTTCCTAGCACCAAATATCCAATAGACCCCATGCTTCAATCAAACGTTATTTACAGTATATCATGTGAAGACTGTAATATGTGCTATATCGGCATGACAAgaaatcaactaaaaacaaGGCTCTATGGGCATAACATCAACATAAATCAGTACCACAAACTGAGAGACGCTGGTAAAAACAGCAACGATGAACAGATGAACAATCTTGGGGAAAAACTGCCCTGATCCAACATATGATCCAACACAATCAAACGTTTAATACAGCACAAGCCAAAATCATCGACAGAACCTACCGATCGTCATCTCTACCCATACTCGAGATGTGCCATATTACAAACACAGCCAATACCATCAACCACCGTACCGATGTAGACGGACTCAACACTATCTACGCAGGCATTTTACACACAATTAAAGCTACCACTAGTCGCCGAAAAAGAGTCACAACAGAGAGCAAAATGATTGTGGATCACGTGTCTCACTAAGCACACAAGCAACATCAGTTTGTTCACCAAATTCCTACTGACCGTTGTCAAGCAAGTGTACACCCAGAGAGTCTGTGACTGCTATCGACTACCAAATGCAAATATCCGCGAAGCAATTAAAGCCGTTTAAAATTGTTAAACTTCTTACCGTTGGCAATCAACGTACTCGACAAAAACGAATTGACTAAAGTTAGTTTAAAATATGTTTGTAGTATTTGTATtcatgtaacttttttgtaccttctttttgacaataataaaaacacgactttacagtttcccttgaaaaaggctatCAACAAcagccgaaacgtcgggcaatttaagGATTGAATCGTTTGCCTAGTGATttgggactgagaaagccgtcaatacttatataaattcatcttcCAGTCGTTACAACCATCATACataaccctagttttaagttagtcattaattaaatttagaaaatgcccttggcatctaagagcttaagcagtgtgccttcaaatatgttactattgaataaaaaaaaatacaaaaagccATAATCAGATGATGCTGATTGATTTTGCAGGAATGGATGTGATTGAATATAACGAGAGTAAATGTCTAAATTCAGTTTATTTAACAAGTCAAGATAATCAGctcgagattgtaacaaaatCGGCTACGCAAACGGCTTAAGAGACATTTATGTTTTGCTCAGAAACTGGTTCAGGACCACCGCCTCTACAAATAATCAAAATCGTAATCCAACTTTATGGTATTAAatgcaaaataattttgttcaattttaatCAAAATATCACTTTTAGTCTCCACAAACACAACAAACTCTCCGAAGTCAGTTTCTATACTATACTAAAtttataagagttttcaagaaatgttgatgaaatggcgaaattttaaaaaagagTACAGATTCTatcgtcagagacataactggatgtcgtgaatacgaataaagctgacactctttctttatacttccgaatataaattagttgatcgattgtgtgaattgtgcaagtttcgcTCTtttggcttctgagtcggtgctatgaattttatatagcaaatctgcagaaagtttactacaaactattaaacactgattggatataaacgattttagaCAAATTTAGAACTGAGACAATtgcaaaaaaactgatcaaattatcttagatttgcactacactcataattttaattttcgatttacaaagaagcaatctttataattctttaggtaacatttagatccataagaagggctgattttgcagaatgttccccattgttgtccattttccgttgtattttttttcaatgcaaacgaccaccaacaggatgatgtaatcgatcttcttcgaagggatcctggctctgcgacctgagcgtttgagattaTGTACAACCCAAACGAaaaaaagagttttccgcgttgttttcaaattttgagaaaactaaacTTTTGAGCTGTTTGTGAttttctcacactgttcaaaatattatcctaaatttctgaccatatttttgatgaaatagtgaaagaattatgttgcggccattaatacaagtcaagatattcacgataaagttctgcccattccttcatatgtttaattttgaaaaggaaccccatagtaaagtaagtcgtattcacgataaaaaactaTACATATCAGGTAGCCTATCATTATATCTAGTATTTGTCTATCCTCCACcaaattattgaaaaactgaTCGATAACATCACTCTCGTGAACAATTCTGATTTTCAGTTACCGAAGACTACTTTGTGGATACAATTCAAGCCGTTTAGTAAATCAAAGAAACCATCTGAATGAGTTAACATAAATTTCCAATCTTAAATTGAACACTAGCGCCACCAATTGGAGAATTTTCAGATACTGTTTACACTATTTTATCGGTTTTGAACTCCGGAACATTCATTCTTAGAAAAGCAGCATTCTATATCATCAGGGTTTAGAGATATCACATTATGAGTTTTCTATCGTCAAATTGTTAACCCACTAGCGCCATTCGGGGGACAAGTTCTCAACTAACATGTTTTTCATAATGTATACCCTgacattcctaacaactttccaacaaaaAACCAATCCGTCTCTGATCACAGATCATAAACTAAAACCAAGCATACAAAAAATCCCAAACACCGATCCTTACATTTTTTATCCTTCAAGCCCCATGCATCCAAATTAGTAACAGGTCGTAAAACACTTCACGATCGATACATTTACCAAGA
This genomic window contains:
- the LOC131440021 gene encoding uncharacterized protein LOC131440021 encodes the protein MGSPLSPILADIVMENLLKTATRQLPFDIPVIRKYVDDLFMAIPKDKVQYTLDMFNSYNPHLQFTKEEESNNKLPFLDTIVTRQSDQTMSTMWYAKPISSNRLLNFLSFHPLSMKINVAVNFIKRVTSLSTSQDHNFQRNVIFHHLRTNNYPTSLINRLMTRNNSPNNIKRITDTPSSNGSSINNNIDFTYRSLPHIPSLSTTIASILKADYPQVKITQKPIKTIARILPSTKYPIDPMLQSNVIYSISCEDCNMCYIGMTRNQLKTRLYGHNSNINQYHKLRDAGKNSNDEHNLGEKTALIQHMIQHNHTFNTAQAKIIDRTYRSSSLPILEMCHITNTTNTINHRTDVDGLNTIYAGILHTIKATTSRRKRGTTESKMIVDHVSH
- the LOC131440020 gene encoding uncharacterized protein LOC131440020 — translated: MGSPLSPILADIVMENLLKTATRQLPFDIPVIRKYVDDLFMAIPKDKVQYTLDMFNSYNPHLQFTKEEESNNKLPFLDTIVTRQSDQTMSTMWYAKPISSNRLLNFLSFHPLSMKINVAVNFIKRVTSLSTSQDHNFQRNVIFHHLRTNNYPTSLINRLMTRNNSPNNIKRITDTPSSNGSSINNNIDFTYRSLPHIPSLSTTIASILKADYPQVKITQKPIKTIARILPSTKYPIDPMLHSNVIYSISCEDCNMCYIGMTRNQLKTRLYGHNSNINQYHKLRDAGKNSNDEQMNNLGEKTALIQHMIQHNHTFNTAQAKIIDRTYRSSSLPILEMCHITNTTNTINHRTDVDGLNTIYAGILHTIKATTSRRKRGTTERKMIVDHVSH